A DNA window from Paenibacillus antri contains the following coding sequences:
- a CDS encoding catalase encodes MSEQERNFLTTNQGVPVGDNQNSRTAGPNGPTLLEDYHLIEKLAHFDRERIPERVVHARGSGAHGVFVLENSMKRYTKAKFLQEPGTETPVFVRFSTVIHGQGSPETARDPRGFATKFYTEEGNYDLVGNNLPVFFIRDAIKFPDMVHSLKPAPDTNIQSGDRYWDFMSLTPESTHMMTWVMSDYGTPANYREMEGNGVHAFKWINAHGNYVYVKYKWVPHQGIRNLTRAQLKEVQGNDFNHATRDLYDNIAAGNFPKWDLCVQIVAPEDLDSFDFDPLDPTKLWPEEQIPLQKVGTMTLNRNPDNFFAEVEQVAFAPSALVPGIEASEDKLLQGRLFSYPDTQRYRLGANYLHLPINCPYAPVRNNQRDGFMQTKQNDSSINYEPNRHADAPKEAPEYRDSSMPLSGNAGRQRIAKTNDFGQVGYTYRKFTKEEQDNLVANLVDELSAVHERTRLLAICNFFRGDRELGERIASGLGVDISGYLSQVAAARHQ; translated from the coding sequence ATGAGCGAACAAGAACGTAATTTTCTCACGACGAACCAAGGCGTCCCCGTCGGCGACAACCAGAATTCCCGCACGGCCGGTCCGAACGGACCGACATTGCTAGAAGACTATCATCTCATCGAAAAGCTCGCGCACTTCGACCGGGAGCGGATCCCGGAGCGCGTCGTGCACGCGAGAGGCTCGGGCGCTCACGGCGTCTTCGTCCTCGAGAACAGCATGAAGAGATATACGAAAGCGAAGTTTCTGCAGGAGCCGGGCACGGAGACGCCGGTCTTCGTCCGGTTTTCCACCGTCATCCACGGGCAAGGCTCGCCGGAGACGGCGCGCGATCCGCGCGGCTTCGCGACGAAGTTTTACACCGAGGAAGGCAATTACGATCTCGTCGGCAACAACCTGCCGGTGTTCTTCATCCGCGACGCGATCAAGTTCCCGGACATGGTACATTCGCTCAAGCCCGCGCCGGACACGAACATTCAATCGGGCGACCGCTATTGGGACTTCATGAGCCTCACGCCGGAGTCGACGCATATGATGACGTGGGTCATGTCCGACTACGGCACGCCGGCGAACTACCGGGAGATGGAGGGCAACGGCGTCCACGCCTTCAAGTGGATCAATGCGCACGGCAACTACGTGTACGTGAAATACAAGTGGGTGCCGCATCAAGGCATCCGGAACTTGACGCGGGCGCAGCTGAAGGAAGTGCAAGGGAACGACTTCAATCACGCGACGCGCGACTTGTACGACAACATCGCCGCGGGCAACTTCCCGAAGTGGGATTTGTGCGTGCAGATCGTCGCGCCGGAGGATCTGGACAGCTTCGACTTCGATCCGCTCGATCCGACGAAGCTGTGGCCGGAGGAGCAAATTCCGCTGCAGAAGGTCGGCACGATGACGCTGAACCGCAATCCGGACAATTTCTTCGCGGAGGTCGAGCAGGTCGCGTTCGCGCCGAGCGCGCTCGTTCCCGGCATCGAAGCGTCCGAGGATAAGCTGCTGCAGGGCCGGCTGTTCTCGTATCCGGATACGCAACGTTACCGTCTGGGCGCGAACTATTTGCACTTGCCGATCAACTGTCCGTACGCGCCGGTGCGCAACAATCAGCGCGACGGCTTCATGCAGACGAAGCAGAACGACTCGTCGATCAACTACGAGCCGAACCGCCACGCGGACGCGCCGAAGGAGGCGCCGGAGTACCGCGACAGCAGCATGCCGCTCAGCGGCAACGCCGGCCGTCAAAGAATCGCGAAGACGAACGACTTCGGGCAAGTCGGCTACACGTATCGCAAGTTCACGAAGGAAGAGCAGGACAATCTGGTCGCGAACTTGGTCGACGAATTGAGCGCGGTCCACGAGCGGACGCGGCTGCTTGCGATCTGCAACTTCTTCCGCGGCGATCGGGAGCTCGGGGAGCGCATCGCGTCAGGTCTCGGCGTCGACATCTCCGGTTACTTGTCGCAGGTGGCTGCGGCGAGGCATCAATAA
- a CDS encoding ABC transporter ATP-binding protein — MHDEDFEWELDRDAVRRAKPGKRLFQYAMTYKKTIIFALAMLLIAIGTELVGPFIAKRMIDVHIAGIEQSWYRATAEDAKTVPFEGALWKRADRFAEGEARGEEARVLQVGRGFVFVPGGIETDGERSITEDGSLRIVRGGESRVYEASVLSNADIFAFYRPEVDGILQLSWLYLGLLLVSAGFSWGQRYYLQASANRIIRKMRDDVFAHINKLPIRYFDNLPAGKVVSRITNDTEAIKELYVTVLANFFSGTLYILAIIGAMFFLDARLALACTIVIPLLALWIVVYRKFAAGYNRVIRSTLSEMNGMINESIQGMPIIQAFRREKQTETEFETMNTRYFDYRNKMLRLNSLTSHNLVGVFRNVAFVAMIWYFGGVSINGVQGAVSLGVLYAFVDYLNRMFQPVVNIVNQLPNLEQALVSAERVFVLLDEKGEDVSDETMPRYRGDVKFDDVCFSYKEGEPVLKGISFEAKQGQTVALVGHTGSGKSSILNLLFRFYDVDSGRITVDGVDINTLPRQTLRRHMGIVLQDPFLFTGTIASNVSLDDPSISRERIEKALKDVGGERMLASLANGIDEPVIEKGSTLSAGQRQLISFARALAYDPAILILDEATSNIDTETEAVIQEALDVVKQGRTTFVIAHRLSTIKSADQILVLDRGVVAERGSHDELMALGGKYYQMYQLQQGGARAEAGAPTSSGTAAGTPAIAAQA; from the coding sequence ATGCATGACGAGGACTTCGAATGGGAGCTGGACCGGGACGCGGTACGACGCGCGAAGCCGGGGAAGCGACTGTTCCAATATGCAATGACCTATAAGAAAACGATTATTTTCGCGCTCGCGATGCTGCTGATCGCGATCGGCACGGAGCTCGTCGGCCCGTTCATCGCGAAGCGCATGATCGATGTGCACATCGCGGGCATCGAGCAATCGTGGTACCGCGCGACGGCCGAGGACGCGAAGACGGTGCCGTTCGAAGGCGCGCTCTGGAAGCGGGCGGACCGGTTCGCCGAAGGCGAAGCCCGGGGCGAGGAGGCGCGCGTGCTGCAGGTCGGCCGCGGGTTCGTCTTCGTGCCCGGCGGGATCGAAACGGACGGCGAGCGGTCGATCACCGAGGACGGCAGCCTTCGTATCGTACGCGGCGGCGAGAGCCGCGTCTACGAGGCGAGCGTCTTATCGAACGCCGACATCTTCGCCTTCTACCGCCCGGAGGTCGACGGCATTCTGCAGCTGTCCTGGCTGTATCTGGGACTGCTGCTCGTCTCGGCCGGCTTCAGCTGGGGGCAGCGGTATTATTTGCAGGCGTCGGCGAACCGGATCATCCGCAAGATGCGCGACGACGTGTTCGCGCACATCAACAAGCTGCCGATCCGTTACTTCGACAACCTGCCGGCCGGCAAGGTCGTCTCGCGTATTACGAACGACACCGAAGCGATTAAAGAGCTGTACGTGACGGTGCTCGCGAACTTTTTCTCAGGGACCTTATATATCCTGGCGATTATCGGAGCGATGTTCTTCCTGGACGCGCGGCTCGCGCTCGCCTGCACGATCGTCATTCCGCTGCTCGCGCTGTGGATCGTCGTGTACCGGAAGTTCGCGGCGGGCTACAACCGCGTCATTCGGTCCACGCTGAGCGAGATGAACGGCATGATCAACGAATCGATCCAAGGCATGCCGATCATCCAGGCGTTCCGCCGCGAGAAGCAGACGGAGACGGAGTTCGAGACGATGAACACGCGGTACTTCGACTACCGCAACAAGATGCTGCGCCTGAACTCGCTGACGTCGCACAACCTGGTCGGCGTGTTCCGGAACGTCGCCTTCGTCGCGATGATCTGGTATTTCGGCGGCGTCTCGATCAACGGGGTGCAGGGCGCGGTGTCGCTCGGCGTGCTGTACGCGTTCGTCGACTACCTGAACCGGATGTTCCAGCCGGTCGTCAACATCGTCAACCAGCTGCCGAACCTCGAGCAGGCGCTCGTCAGCGCGGAGCGGGTGTTCGTTCTGCTGGACGAGAAGGGAGAGGACGTATCGGACGAGACGATGCCTCGGTACCGCGGCGACGTGAAATTCGACGACGTCTGCTTCTCTTATAAGGAAGGGGAGCCGGTGCTCAAGGGCATCTCGTTCGAGGCGAAGCAAGGCCAGACGGTGGCCCTCGTCGGGCATACCGGCTCGGGCAAGAGCTCCATCTTGAACCTGCTCTTCCGGTTTTACGACGTCGACTCCGGCCGGATTACGGTGGACGGCGTCGACATCAACACGCTGCCGCGGCAGACGCTGCGCCGCCATATGGGCATCGTGCTGCAGGATCCGTTCCTGTTCACGGGCACGATCGCCTCGAACGTATCGCTGGACGATCCGTCCATCTCGCGCGAGCGCATCGAGAAGGCGCTGAAGGACGTCGGCGGCGAGCGGATGCTGGCATCGCTCGCGAACGGCATCGACGAGCCCGTCATCGAGAAGGGCAGCACGCTCTCCGCAGGCCAGCGCCAGCTCATCTCGTTCGCCCGCGCGCTCGCTTACGATCCCGCCATTCTGATTCTGGACGAAGCGACGTCGAACATCGACACCGAGACGGAAGCGGTCATCCAAGAGGCGCTGGACGTCGTGAAGCAAGGGCGCACGACGTTCGTCATCGCGCATCGACTGTCGACGATCAAGAGCGCCGACCAGATTCTCGTGCTTGATCGGGGCGTCGTCGCCGAACGCGGCAGCCACGACGAGCTGATGGCGCTCGGCGGGAAGTACTACCAGATGTATCAGCTGCAGCAGGGCGGAGCGAGAGCGGAAGCCGGCGCGCCGACGTCCTCCGGGACGGCCGCCGGTACGCCCGCCATCGCGGCGCAGGCGTAA
- a CDS encoding nucleoside deaminase: protein MNGTEEQRRFMEEAVRLAENNVTTGNGGPFGAVIVKDGRIVATGVNEVTKKNDPTAHAEVQAIREACRVLGSFQLSDCELYTSCEPCPMCIGAIYWARPKAVYFAGTKDEAAAIAFDDKFIYDELERPMADRRLPMVRITPEGYAAPFEAWAASVRKVEY from the coding sequence ATGAACGGAACAGAGGAGCAACGGCGCTTCATGGAAGAAGCGGTCCGACTCGCCGAGAATAACGTAACGACCGGGAACGGCGGGCCGTTCGGCGCCGTCATCGTGAAGGACGGTCGCATCGTGGCGACCGGGGTGAACGAGGTGACGAAGAAGAACGATCCGACGGCGCACGCCGAGGTGCAGGCGATTCGCGAGGCGTGCCGCGTCTTGGGATCGTTCCAGCTCTCGGACTGCGAGCTGTACACGAGCTGCGAGCCGTGTCCGATGTGCATCGGGGCGATTTACTGGGCGCGCCCGAAGGCGGTATATTTCGCCGGCACGAAGGACGAAGCCGCGGCGATCGCGTTCGACGATAAGTTTATTTACGACGAGCTGGAGCGGCCGATGGCGGATCGGCGGCTGCCGATGGTTCGCATTACGCCGGAGGGCTACGCCGCGCCGTTCGAGGCGTGGGCCGCTTCGGTACGGAAAGTGGAATATTGA
- a CDS encoding ABC transporter ATP-binding protein encodes MLSVLGKLGWFFRLEWKRYAIAIPLLIFVGILEIIPPKLVGDTIDSIQQGALTMPKLAETLLLLGGIAVVVYGVTYIWMSRLFGGAFVVERLLRSRLMKHLLKMTPTFYEKNRTGDLMARATNDLKDVSMTAGFGILTLVDSTVWMLTLLVVMTTLVSWKLTLAAIIPLPVLAICIQVYGNWIHTRFKQAQDAFGDMNDGVLETISGVRVIRAFVQERAAEKRFAGVTGDVLDKNIAVARVDALFEPTIKIVVGLSYLIGIGYGAYLVFHNELTVGALVTFNVYLGMLIWPMFAIGELINIMQRGNASLDRVNETLSYEPDVREHPEPQRAAQAGAIEFRDVTFRYPTSETVNLDRVSVTLEPGRTLGIVGRTGSGKTTFVKQLLREYPAGEGEISIGGVPIERLAYDDLKGWIGYVPQSPFLFSRSVRENILYAKGEAGADRLDEAIELSAFKKDLEFLPSKIGTLVGEKGVALSGGQKQRVSIARALLADPQILILDDALSAVDAKTEAEIIGNIRRSRQGKTTIIVTHRISAVQHADHILVLDEGRVVEEGTHEALLSRGGWYKEQYERQQAEASNSADAVV; translated from the coding sequence ATGTTATCCGTATTAGGAAAACTAGGTTGGTTTTTCCGACTGGAATGGAAGCGGTACGCGATCGCGATTCCGCTGTTGATTTTCGTCGGGATTCTGGAAATTATTCCGCCGAAGCTGGTGGGCGACACGATCGATTCGATCCAGCAGGGCGCGCTGACGATGCCGAAGCTGGCGGAGACGCTTCTGTTATTAGGCGGCATCGCCGTCGTCGTGTACGGCGTGACGTACATATGGATGTCGCGCTTGTTCGGCGGCGCCTTCGTCGTCGAGCGGCTGCTGCGGTCGCGCCTCATGAAGCATCTGCTGAAGATGACGCCGACGTTTTACGAGAAAAACCGGACCGGCGATCTGATGGCCCGCGCGACGAACGACCTGAAGGACGTCTCGATGACGGCCGGATTCGGCATTCTGACGCTCGTCGATTCGACGGTGTGGATGTTGACGCTGCTCGTCGTCATGACGACGCTCGTCTCGTGGAAGCTGACGCTCGCGGCGATCATTCCGCTGCCGGTGCTGGCGATCTGCATTCAAGTGTACGGGAACTGGATTCACACCCGGTTCAAGCAAGCGCAGGACGCCTTCGGCGACATGAACGACGGCGTGCTCGAGACGATCTCCGGCGTGCGCGTCATCCGGGCGTTCGTGCAGGAGCGGGCCGCGGAGAAGCGGTTCGCCGGCGTGACCGGCGACGTGCTCGATAAGAACATCGCCGTCGCCCGCGTCGACGCGCTCTTCGAGCCGACGATCAAGATCGTCGTCGGCCTGAGCTACCTGATCGGCATCGGGTACGGCGCTTACCTCGTCTTCCACAACGAATTGACGGTCGGCGCGCTGGTCACGTTCAACGTCTACCTCGGCATGCTCATCTGGCCGATGTTCGCGATCGGCGAGCTGATCAACATTATGCAGCGCGGCAACGCGTCGCTCGACCGCGTGAACGAGACGCTGTCGTACGAACCGGACGTCCGGGAGCACCCGGAGCCGCAGCGCGCGGCGCAAGCGGGCGCGATCGAGTTCCGCGACGTCACGTTCCGCTACCCGACCTCGGAGACGGTCAACCTCGACCGCGTCAGCGTGACGCTCGAGCCGGGCCGGACGCTCGGCATCGTCGGACGGACGGGTAGCGGCAAGACGACGTTCGTGAAGCAGCTGCTTCGCGAATACCCGGCCGGCGAAGGCGAGATTTCGATCGGCGGCGTGCCGATCGAGCGGCTCGCGTACGACGACCTGAAGGGCTGGATCGGCTACGTGCCGCAGAGCCCGTTCCTGTTCTCGCGTTCGGTGCGAGAGAACATCTTGTACGCGAAGGGCGAGGCCGGCGCGGATCGGCTCGACGAAGCGATCGAGCTGTCGGCGTTCAAGAAGGACTTGGAGTTCTTGCCGAGCAAAATCGGCACCCTCGTAGGCGAGAAGGGCGTGGCGCTCTCGGGCGGCCAGAAGCAGCGGGTATCGATCGCGCGGGCGCTGCTCGCCGATCCGCAAATTCTCATTCTCGACGATGCGCTGTCGGCGGTCGACGCGAAGACGGAAGCGGAAATTATCGGCAACATTCGCCGTTCCCGCCAAGGGAAGACGACGATCATCGTTACGCACCGCATCTCGGCCGTCCAGCACGCCGACCACATCCTCGTGTTGGACGAAGGACGCGTCGTCGAGGAAGGCACGCACGAGGCGCTGCTCTCGCGAGGCGGTTGGTACAAGGAGCAATACGAACGGCAGCAGGCGGAGGCATCCAATAGCGCGGACGCGGTCGTCTAG
- a CDS encoding ATP-binding protein: MGMRTVAYVALASVALAIDWWLSSVLVGPARYVWIAGSNAVLFAVFGLALRKLYRDIRTAERGLMRFTREAVSLYSLQGQSMDTNEQSERLTGYSKGELQGMPFDAWFPEHRRPRAREAFAMAAEGRPQHFDSVCVCKDKTNVDVEVSYVPVLSGNRIVGVYGILKDISEMKRNRELLQQSEKLAVVGELAAGIAHEIRNPLTSLKGFMQLSHKNDPTYYTQIMLSEIDRIHAITSELLLLGKPKALDFENKALMPLLEAILTLVNTQAILYNVQIATLVRPGAEGVVVRCEETKIKQVFLNVLKNAVEAMPNGGELTIALEREGAFVRVTVADQGVGISREQLAKLGQAFFTTKENGTGLGLMISFNIIEQHGGRLAIESEEGVGTKVDIRLPIIETKGA, translated from the coding sequence ATGGGGATGAGAACGGTCGCGTACGTCGCCTTGGCGTCGGTCGCACTTGCGATCGACTGGTGGCTCAGCAGCGTATTGGTCGGGCCTGCGCGGTACGTATGGATCGCGGGATCGAACGCCGTCCTCTTCGCCGTCTTCGGCCTGGCGCTGCGCAAACTCTATCGGGACATCCGGACGGCGGAACGGGGGCTGATGCGATTCACCCGGGAAGCCGTAAGCCTGTACTCGCTGCAAGGGCAGTCGATGGATACGAACGAGCAGAGCGAACGGCTTACCGGATATTCGAAGGGCGAGCTGCAGGGCATGCCGTTCGATGCCTGGTTCCCCGAGCATCGGCGTCCCCGGGCCCGCGAGGCGTTCGCCATGGCCGCGGAGGGACGTCCGCAGCACTTCGACTCCGTCTGCGTCTGCAAGGACAAGACGAACGTCGACGTCGAAGTGTCGTACGTTCCGGTGTTGTCAGGCAACCGCATCGTCGGCGTGTACGGCATCCTGAAGGACATCTCGGAGATGAAGCGGAACCGCGAGCTGCTGCAGCAATCGGAGAAGCTGGCCGTCGTCGGCGAGCTGGCGGCCGGGATCGCGCATGAAATCCGCAATCCGCTTACGAGCCTGAAGGGCTTTATGCAGCTGTCCCATAAGAACGACCCGACGTACTACACGCAGATCATGCTTTCGGAGATCGACCGGATTCACGCGATCACCAGCGAGCTGCTGTTGCTCGGGAAGCCGAAGGCGCTCGATTTCGAAAATAAAGCGTTGATGCCTCTGCTCGAGGCGATCCTAACGCTCGTGAACACGCAAGCGATCTTGTACAACGTGCAGATCGCGACGCTCGTCCGGCCCGGAGCGGAGGGCGTCGTCGTGCGCTGCGAGGAGACGAAGATCAAGCAGGTGTTCTTGAACGTGTTGAAGAACGCCGTCGAGGCGATGCCGAACGGGGGGGAATTGACGATTGCGCTGGAGCGCGAGGGCGCCTTCGTGCGAGTGACCGTCGCGGATCAAGGCGTCGGCATCTCGCGAGAGCAACTCGCGAAGCTCGGCCAGGCGTTCTTCACGACGAAGGAGAACGGCACCGGACTCGGGCTGATGATCAGCTTCAACATCATCGAGCAGCACGGCGGGCGTCTCGCGATCGAGAGCGAGGAAGGCGTCGGCACGAAGGTGGACATTCGGCTGCCGATCATTGAAACCAAGGGGGCATGA
- a CDS encoding 5'-nucleotidase C-terminal domain-containing protein has translation MPYLTTKKAPRKALIVAAATSLLAGLFAVQPQARAADPSDLTVIFTNDTHAHLDNVARRWTAIQDIRAETPNSILLDAGDVFSGTLYFNQYVGQADLGFMNEMGYDAMVPGNHEFDKGPAPFADFVAKASFPILSANVDYSKEPELSGLVKSDVSADAAGGAIYPATVLEVGGERYAVFGLTTPETAFLATPGDNIAFKEEIAAAKATVADLTAKGFDKIIALTHLGYNNDVRLAEAVEGIDIIIGGHSHTRLDDAVVVNEDGAPTLIAQTGEYGQYLGRLDADFDDKGVLTDWAYDLIEVDAQNEAGEYLIASDEAFEAKLAELQAPIEEMKAEIVGNSDVYLEGSRTQVRRGETNLGNLIANAVLHAAKPAGATIALTNGGGIRASIDAGEISLGEVLTVMPFGNSMVTLDLTGAEIVEALENGVGAVEEGQGRFPQVAGLTFAYNLAKPAGERVSNVKVAAEDGSYAPIDPEATYTLATNAYMADGGDNYAVFKRAKDDGRQTDLFVVDYDAFTGYLATLETASPSVEGRITRVFVDAGTDHPAYEAVQALATKDVFPELSAGGDAFAPKDALKRIDTAVWLARGLGLKLPEAASAFSDVAADHGFAKELLAAKEAGIFLGLPGGAFHPDAALTKGQAALVLERAFGEAPTIEGDANAAITRGEFAILLHEAMTK, from the coding sequence ATGCCCTATCTCACGACGAAGAAAGCTCCACGGAAAGCCTTGATCGTGGCCGCCGCCACGAGTCTCTTGGCCGGCCTGTTCGCCGTCCAGCCGCAAGCCCGGGCCGCGGATCCGAGCGACCTGACCGTCATCTTCACCAACGACACGCATGCGCATCTCGACAACGTCGCTCGCCGCTGGACCGCGATCCAGGACATTCGCGCGGAGACGCCGAATTCGATCCTCTTGGACGCCGGGGACGTATTCTCCGGTACGCTGTACTTCAATCAATATGTTGGACAAGCCGACCTAGGGTTCATGAACGAAATGGGCTACGACGCCATGGTGCCGGGCAATCATGAATTCGATAAGGGTCCCGCTCCGTTCGCCGATTTCGTGGCGAAGGCTTCGTTCCCGATCCTCAGCGCGAACGTAGATTACTCCAAAGAGCCCGAGCTCAGCGGCCTCGTGAAATCCGATGTGTCGGCGGACGCCGCCGGCGGCGCGATCTACCCGGCGACGGTGCTCGAGGTCGGGGGCGAACGATACGCGGTATTCGGCCTGACGACGCCGGAGACGGCGTTCCTCGCCACCCCGGGCGACAACATCGCGTTCAAGGAAGAGATCGCCGCCGCGAAGGCGACGGTCGCCGATCTGACCGCCAAGGGCTTCGATAAGATCATCGCTCTTACCCATCTCGGCTATAACAACGACGTACGGCTCGCCGAGGCGGTCGAAGGCATCGACATCATCATCGGCGGCCATTCGCATACGCGCCTCGACGACGCGGTCGTCGTGAACGAAGACGGCGCGCCTACGCTCATCGCGCAGACCGGCGAATACGGCCAGTACCTCGGCCGCCTCGACGCCGACTTCGACGACAAGGGCGTGCTGACCGACTGGGCATACGATCTCATCGAGGTCGACGCTCAGAACGAAGCGGGCGAGTACTTGATCGCTTCCGACGAAGCGTTCGAAGCGAAGCTCGCGGAGCTGCAAGCGCCGATCGAAGAGATGAAAGCCGAGATCGTCGGCAACTCCGACGTCTACCTTGAAGGCAGCCGCACGCAGGTGCGCCGCGGCGAGACGAACCTCGGCAACCTGATCGCGAACGCGGTGCTGCACGCGGCGAAGCCGGCCGGCGCGACGATCGCGCTCACGAACGGCGGCGGCATCCGCGCCTCCATCGACGCCGGCGAAATTTCGCTCGGCGAAGTGCTGACCGTCATGCCGTTCGGCAACTCGATGGTGACGCTCGACCTGACCGGCGCGGAAATCGTCGAAGCGCTCGAGAACGGCGTCGGCGCCGTCGAAGAAGGCCAAGGCCGCTTCCCGCAAGTCGCAGGCCTTACGTTCGCTTACAACTTGGCGAAGCCGGCCGGCGAGCGCGTCTCGAACGTGAAGGTCGCGGCCGAGGACGGCTCGTACGCGCCGATCGATCCGGAAGCGACGTATACGCTCGCGACGAACGCCTATATGGCGGACGGCGGCGACAATTACGCCGTCTTCAAGCGGGCGAAGGACGACGGCCGCCAGACGGATCTGTTCGTCGTCGACTACGACGCGTTCACCGGGTATCTCGCGACGCTCGAGACGGCGTCCCCGAGCGTCGAAGGCCGCATTACCCGCGTCTTCGTCGACGCCGGCACGGACCATCCGGCTTATGAAGCCGTCCAAGCGCTCGCGACGAAGGACGTCTTCCCGGAATTGTCCGCGGGCGGCGACGCGTTCGCGCCGAAGGACGCGCTGAAGCGGATCGACACGGCCGTCTGGCTCGCCCGCGGCCTCGGCTTGAAGCTGCCGGAAGCGGCGTCGGCGTTCTCGGACGTCGCGGCCGACCACGGCTTCGCGAAGGAATTGCTCGCGGCGAAGGAAGCCGGCATCTTCCTCGGTCTCCCCGGCGGCGCGTTCCACCCGGACGCGGCGCTGACGAAGGGCCAAGCCGCGCTCGTGCTGGAGCGCGCCTTCGGCGAAGCGCCTACGATCGAAGGCGACGCGAACGCGGCCATTACGCGCGGCGAATTCGCGATCTTGCTGCACGAAGCGATGACGAAGTAA
- a CDS encoding DUF2294 domain-containing protein, with amino-acid sequence MKRADMMIQEELKKISSYVSKLLRQKFGRGPEACFASAGSRFLVITIRGFLSPMEEVLLQHGKEDSVDTTRSIIVSSMLPELRGVISVSLGVEVDRFYHDWNYANNAGVVIAVFEKELPFARTIDLPPLRTAMDVEAFREEVNRISGYVQKVPEGVEIHAIAPKLIVVMRVGILIPIEKALLGRGFDRELRIAKDRLEKEHFQQSPVFARLLGGPLENVFVDWNFLNDEGIVCFQLK; translated from the coding sequence GTGAAGCGAGCGGACATGATGATTCAAGAGGAATTGAAGAAGATTAGCAGCTATGTCAGTAAGCTGCTGCGGCAGAAGTTCGGGCGCGGCCCGGAAGCGTGCTTCGCGTCGGCCGGCAGCCGATTTTTGGTCATTACGATCCGGGGATTTCTCTCCCCGATGGAAGAAGTGCTGCTGCAGCACGGCAAGGAAGACAGCGTCGACACGACGCGGTCGATCATCGTCTCCTCGATGCTTCCCGAGCTCAGGGGCGTGATCAGCGTATCGCTCGGCGTCGAGGTCGATCGCTTCTATCACGATTGGAACTACGCCAACAACGCGGGCGTCGTCATCGCCGTCTTCGAGAAGGAGCTCCCCTTCGCGCGGACGATCGACTTGCCGCCGCTGCGCACCGCGATGGACGTCGAGGCGTTCCGCGAGGAAGTGAATCGCATCAGCGGGTACGTGCAGAAGGTGCCCGAAGGGGTAGAGATCCACGCGATCGCGCCGAAGCTGATCGTCGTCATGCGCGTCGGAATTCTGATCCCGATCGAGAAAGCCCTTCTCGGACGCGGCTTCGACCGAGAGCTGCGCATCGCGAAGGATCGACTGGAGAAGGAGCACTTCCAGCAAAGCCCGGTCTTCGCCCGTCTCTTGGGAGGACCGCTGGAGAACGTATTCGTCGATTGGAATTTCCTGAACGACGAAGGCATCGTCTGCTTTCAATTGAAATAA
- a CDS encoding DUF420 domain-containing protein yields the protein MAPTQERNYTPLIVTLSIAINALVAILFFLPEAEGLDHIDWTILPMLNAIFNSFTFVFLLAALFFIKQRNIRMHRNFIFAAFASTTLFLLSYVTYHYATESTAYGGEGALRYVYFFILITHILLAIAIVPLALVTTARGLTNQTAKHRKIARWTMPIWLYVSLTGVVVYLMISPYYA from the coding sequence GTGGCACCGACTCAAGAACGGAACTATACCCCTCTCATCGTGACGCTGTCCATCGCGATCAACGCGCTCGTGGCGATCCTGTTTTTCCTGCCGGAGGCCGAGGGGCTCGATCATATCGACTGGACGATCCTCCCGATGCTGAACGCGATCTTCAACAGCTTCACGTTCGTCTTCCTGCTGGCGGCGCTCTTCTTCATTAAGCAGCGCAACATCCGGATGCATCGCAATTTCATCTTCGCGGCGTTCGCGTCGACGACGCTGTTCCTGCTGTCGTACGTGACATACCATTACGCGACGGAATCGACGGCGTACGGCGGCGAAGGCGCGCTTCGGTACGTATACTTCTTCATCCTGATCACGCACATCCTGCTCGCCATCGCCATCGTGCCGCTGGCGCTCGTGACGACGGCGCGCGGATTGACGAATCAGACGGCGAAGCATCGCAAGATCGCGCGGTGGACGATGCCGATCTGGCTGTACGTCAGCTTGACGGGCGTCGTCGTCTACTTGATGATTTCGCCGTATTACGCATAA